A DNA window from Niabella yanshanensis contains the following coding sequences:
- a CDS encoding Gfo/Idh/MocA family protein: MLKIGIVGVGHLGKFHLNNWLEINDVEVVGFVDPSDEIAADVIAKYGIKRFFDTDDFLNQCDAIDIVAPTNYHYEWCEKAIKLGKHVFVEKPFAHTMDEARQLVKLAKESNIKLQVGHVERFNPAFLALKGFDLKPMFIEVHRLAQFNPRGTEVSVILDLMIHDIDIILSLVKSDVKKISASGVAVMTDTPDIANVRIEFDNGCVANLTSSRISMKKMRKMRVFQKDAYIGIDFLDKKTEIIKLKEEQDINVFAFDMATPNGTKTIAVANPPVPQINAIKRELEEFKDAINNNTQTVVSEIDGLKAMDVAHQILAKIGNTSIAG, encoded by the coding sequence ATGCTTAAAATCGGAATAGTTGGCGTTGGACATTTAGGTAAATTTCACCTGAATAACTGGTTGGAAATTAATGATGTAGAAGTTGTTGGCTTTGTGGATCCCAGTGATGAGATTGCTGCTGATGTGATTGCCAAATATGGTATCAAACGTTTTTTTGATACCGATGATTTCCTGAATCAATGCGATGCTATCGATATCGTAGCGCCAACCAACTACCACTATGAGTGGTGTGAAAAAGCTATTAAGCTGGGCAAGCATGTATTTGTGGAAAAGCCTTTTGCACACACTATGGATGAAGCCCGGCAATTAGTAAAACTGGCTAAAGAGTCAAATATTAAGTTACAGGTAGGCCATGTGGAGCGTTTTAACCCTGCATTCCTGGCTTTAAAAGGTTTCGACCTGAAGCCTATGTTTATAGAAGTGCATCGCCTGGCGCAGTTCAACCCGCGTGGTACGGAGGTTAGTGTTATACTGGACCTGATGATTCATGATATCGACATTATTCTAAGCCTGGTGAAAAGTGATGTAAAGAAGATTTCTGCCAGTGGGGTAGCGGTAATGACCGATACGCCTGATATTGCCAATGTGCGTATTGAGTTTGATAATGGCTGTGTAGCTAATCTTACATCTAGCCGTATCTCCATGAAAAAGATGCGGAAGATGCGCGTATTTCAAAAAGATGCCTATATAGGTATTGATTTCCTGGATAAGAAAACAGAGATTATTAAGCTCAAGGAAGAGCAGGATATCAACGTATTTGCTTTTGACATGGCTACTCCTAACGGTACCAAAACTATTGCGGTAGCCAACCCGCCTGTTCCGCAGATCAATGCGATTAAGCGCGAACTGGAAGAGTTTAAAGATGCGATTAACAACAATACGCAGACCGTTGTTTCGGAGATTGACGGCCTGAAAGCAATGGACGTGGCCCACCAGATACTGGCAAAGATCGGTAACACGAGCATTGCGGGTTAA
- a CDS encoding lipase family protein, whose amino-acid sequence MKRLLTFLCLTATLLLSGSYSLQAQTKLKPGFDVNEYTSLFSLFYFGSSIPDSNLRKTTRDPYHRLYRSPEVGLKNQWSLYLREDNTAAISIRGTIGDKISWLANFYAAMIPATGSLHLNDSTEFHYKLSSDQQATVHVGWTVSLASMAPDIVEKIKDLYQKGVRDIYLFGHSQGAAIAFLLRSYLHYLQQDDKLPKDIQFKTYCSAAPKPGNMYYAYDYENITRDGWGFTIVNRKDWVPESPYTIQRIQDMSLPNPLIKTKALLKKQKFGVRFIGSILYGRVNRKPRKAQEMYTKYLGKTVYKMAIKKALPQFKQPAYVASTNYMRAGSPIILIPDAAYDAKFKDEGKDDFLHHHFAPYYYLIQKYYPQ is encoded by the coding sequence TTGAAACGCTTACTAACTTTCTTATGCCTCACTGCTACATTACTTTTATCCGGTAGCTATTCGTTGCAGGCTCAAACAAAATTAAAGCCCGGTTTTGATGTAAACGAGTATACCTCCCTGTTCTCCCTGTTTTATTTTGGAAGCAGTATTCCTGACAGCAACCTGCGTAAAACTACCAGAGATCCATACCACAGACTATATCGTTCTCCTGAAGTGGGCCTGAAGAACCAATGGTCACTCTATTTAAGAGAGGATAACACAGCCGCAATATCCATAAGAGGAACGATTGGCGATAAAATAAGCTGGCTGGCTAATTTTTATGCGGCTATGATACCGGCAACAGGCAGTCTTCACCTGAACGACTCAACTGAATTTCATTACAAGCTCTCGTCTGACCAACAGGCAACGGTGCATGTAGGCTGGACCGTATCACTGGCATCAATGGCGCCCGACATCGTGGAAAAAATAAAAGACCTCTACCAGAAAGGAGTTCGTGATATCTATCTATTCGGTCACAGCCAGGGCGCCGCGATCGCATTCTTATTACGCTCTTACCTGCACTATTTACAACAGGATGACAAATTACCCAAAGACATTCAATTTAAAACCTATTGCAGCGCAGCTCCCAAACCTGGTAATATGTATTATGCTTACGATTATGAAAACATAACCCGCGACGGCTGGGGCTTTACCATTGTCAACCGTAAAGACTGGGTACCCGAGTCCCCTTATACGATTCAACGCATCCAGGACATGAGCCTGCCCAATCCACTGATAAAAACTAAAGCGTTGCTGAAAAAGCAAAAATTCGGCGTAAGATTTATTGGCAGCATTTTATATGGGAGGGTAAACCGCAAACCCCGAAAAGCCCAGGAAATGTACACCAAATACCTCGGCAAGACCGTTTATAAAATGGCCATCAAAAAAGCGCTACCTCAATTCAAACAACCGGCATATGTTGCTTCCACTAACTACATGAGAGCAGGAAGCCCAATAATACTGATACCCGACGCAGCCTATGATGCAAAGTTTAAAGATGAGGGGAAAGACGATTTTCTTCATCATCACTTCGCTCCTTATTATTATCTGATACAAAAATATTACCCGCAATAA
- the rbfA gene encoding 30S ribosome-binding factor RbfA: MQESKRQKQVAGLLNEEMNTIFQKLGLNMIGGGMVSISAVKITPDLLEARFYLSFFQVNDKDAALKKVEERHHEIKKELTAAVRHQLRSMPVLKFFTDDTLDHVFKMEELFKKIEEERKANGE, translated from the coding sequence ATGCAGGAGAGTAAGCGACAAAAGCAGGTAGCAGGTTTATTAAATGAAGAAATGAATACCATCTTTCAGAAGTTGGGATTAAATATGATAGGTGGGGGAATGGTATCCATCTCGGCCGTAAAAATCACACCCGATCTGCTGGAAGCAAGATTTTACCTGAGTTTTTTCCAGGTGAATGATAAAGATGCTGCTTTAAAGAAAGTGGAAGAACGCCATCATGAAATAAAAAAAGAATTAACCGCTGCAGTAAGGCATCAGTTGCGCAGTATGCCGGTATTGAAATTTTTTACCGATGATACCTTAGACCATGTATTTAAAATGGAAGAGCTTTTCAAAAAAATTGAAGAAGAACGGAAAGCCAATGGTGAGTAA
- a CDS encoding GatB/YqeY domain-containing protein, translating into MSLEQTINADIKTAMLAKDANALTSLRAVKAAILLAKTAEGAKDELSADDEIKIVQKLVKQRKDSLEIFEQQNRADLAEKERQEIAVIEKYLPAQLSPEELKAALQKIIAETGASSPADMGKVMGAASKALSGKADGKAISTMVKELLAS; encoded by the coding sequence ATGTCGTTAGAACAAACTATTAATGCAGATATTAAAACTGCTATGCTGGCCAAGGATGCCAACGCGTTAACAAGTCTTCGTGCGGTAAAAGCTGCTATTCTTTTAGCTAAAACTGCTGAAGGAGCAAAAGATGAATTAAGCGCAGATGACGAAATTAAGATCGTTCAAAAGCTGGTAAAGCAACGCAAGGATTCGCTGGAGATTTTTGAACAGCAAAATCGCGCAGACCTGGCTGAAAAGGAGCGCCAGGAAATAGCGGTTATCGAAAAATATCTGCCTGCACAGCTTTCTCCTGAAGAGTTAAAAGCAGCGCTGCAAAAAATTATTGCTGAAACCGGTGCTTCGTCTCCTGCCGATATGGGTAAGGTAATGGGTGCTGCCAGCAAAGCCTTATCGGGCAAAGCTGACGGTAAAGCGATCTCTACCATGGTTAAAGAATTACTGGCGTCTTAA
- a CDS encoding bifunctional folylpolyglutamate synthase/dihydrofolate synthase: protein MNYQQTLDYMYARLPMFSKIGGQAIKNGFTNIIALCEVLGNPHQKGRFVHVAGTNGKGSVSHMLASVLQSAGYKTGLYTSPHLKDFRERIKINGEMIAEQEVVDFVEQMQTHIKSIQPSFFELTVAMAFHHFTKHQADIAIIETGLGGRLDSTNIIKPVISVITNIGYDHLQILGNTLEEIAFEKAGIIKPGVPVVIGEKSAETEPVFRNKATMEAAPIFFAGEHLQVADWKQEDHDLVVYVAENNKTDHKKYHLDLTGQYQTKNLLTVLESCRQLKANGIDLPDAAIEQGLKQVKKLTGLHGRWETIHQHPRIVLDVAHNESGMREVLNQLEMTTYHRLHIILGMVKDKDVDAVIQMLPANASYYFTNADIPRALAAVELSEKASRKGLTGHVFSNVNEAITEAKAHAHPDDLILVCGSVFLVGEVALH from the coding sequence ATGAACTATCAGCAAACCTTAGACTACATGTATGCCCGGCTACCTATGTTTAGCAAGATAGGCGGACAGGCTATAAAAAACGGGTTCACTAATATAATAGCACTTTGTGAAGTATTGGGCAACCCGCATCAAAAAGGAAGGTTCGTGCATGTTGCAGGTACCAACGGTAAAGGATCGGTAAGCCATATGCTGGCTTCGGTTTTGCAATCAGCAGGCTATAAAACGGGTTTATATACTTCTCCTCATTTAAAGGATTTCCGGGAGCGCATAAAAATTAATGGTGAGATGATCGCCGAACAGGAGGTGGTTGATTTTGTTGAACAAATGCAAACGCATATAAAAAGTATACAGCCCAGCTTTTTCGAATTGACGGTGGCCATGGCTTTTCATCATTTTACAAAGCATCAGGCAGATATTGCCATCATAGAAACAGGACTGGGAGGCCGGCTCGATAGCACTAATATTATTAAACCGGTTATTTCTGTTATTACCAATATTGGTTATGATCATCTGCAGATACTGGGTAATACCTTAGAAGAAATTGCTTTCGAAAAAGCGGGTATTATTAAGCCTGGTGTACCGGTTGTGATAGGGGAGAAGTCTGCTGAAACGGAGCCTGTATTTCGCAACAAGGCAACTATGGAAGCTGCTCCTATCTTTTTTGCCGGAGAACATTTACAGGTAGCCGATTGGAAGCAGGAAGATCATGATTTGGTAGTATACGTTGCTGAAAATAATAAAACCGACCATAAGAAGTATCACCTGGATCTTACAGGGCAATACCAGACCAAAAACCTTTTAACAGTATTGGAAAGTTGTCGCCAGTTGAAAGCAAATGGCATTGACCTGCCGGACGCTGCTATAGAACAGGGTTTGAAGCAGGTGAAAAAGTTGACCGGTTTGCATGGTCGCTGGGAAACCATACATCAGCATCCGCGTATTGTATTGGATGTGGCTCACAATGAAAGTGGCATGCGGGAAGTCTTAAATCAACTGGAGATGACTACTTATCATCGCCTGCATATTATATTGGGAATGGTAAAGGATAAAGATGTAGACGCCGTAATACAAATGCTTCCCGCAAATGCTTCGTATTATTTTACAAACGCCGATATTCCCAGGGCGTTAGCGGCAGTTGAGCTTAGTGAAAAGGCTTCCAGGAAGGGGTTGACCGGCCATGTTTTTAGTAATGTAAATGAAGCTATAACAGAAGCAAAGGCACATGCCCACCCCGATGATCTGATATTGGTTTGTGGAAGTGTATTTCTTGTAGGAGAGGTAGCACTGCATTAA
- a CDS encoding FtsX-like permease family protein, producing MYSLFAWRYFKAKKSTNAINIISWICIVAMVVGTAALILVLSVFNGFEGLVKSLYASFYTDLKISPESGKTITLSAEQLQQLRKVTGIRSFALVVEEKAILQNGDNQAIVHLKGVDYNYETTTTVNRHIYSGKFGIGTTEKPLLVLGVGIEGTLGIRAGSDVLPLTIYVPRKNNSEELNEMEDISSDTIHTAGSFMIQQDFDNKYAITDLRFLQNAMKLNPNEFSGVEIAVNNPDEADKVGQQLSGIFGKGFKIQNRYQQNQSLYAIMNLERWIFYAVLCIILVVAAFNMVGALTMLVLEKRKDISVLNALGANQNLVLKIFLSEGLLLAAIGGGIGMLIALVVVLLQQQFHLVPLEGGSFLIDYFPVELRFVDFVLVATTVLIVSFLASWIPAVKASRQQFSLRSE from the coding sequence TTGTATTCCCTTTTTGCGTGGCGCTATTTTAAAGCAAAAAAATCCACCAATGCCATCAATATCATTTCGTGGATCTGTATTGTAGCAATGGTAGTAGGTACAGCTGCGCTTATATTGGTGCTTAGCGTTTTCAACGGCTTTGAGGGGCTTGTTAAGTCTTTGTACGCCTCTTTTTATACCGACCTTAAGATCAGCCCGGAATCGGGAAAAACAATAACTTTATCTGCAGAGCAATTGCAACAACTCAGAAAGGTAACGGGTATCAGGAGTTTTGCGTTAGTAGTGGAAGAGAAAGCGATACTGCAGAATGGCGATAACCAGGCGATCGTTCACCTGAAAGGAGTAGATTATAATTACGAAACAACCACAACAGTCAACAGGCATATTTACTCGGGTAAATTCGGGATTGGAACAACAGAGAAACCACTCCTGGTGTTAGGTGTCGGAATCGAAGGCACTTTAGGTATCAGGGCAGGTAGTGATGTGCTTCCCTTAACGATCTATGTTCCCCGTAAAAACAATTCAGAGGAGCTGAATGAAATGGAGGATATCAGCAGTGATACTATTCATACGGCAGGCTCTTTTATGATACAACAGGACTTTGATAATAAATACGCCATTACTGATCTGCGGTTCCTGCAAAATGCCATGAAACTCAATCCTAACGAATTCAGTGGCGTAGAGATTGCAGTGAATAATCCCGATGAAGCAGATAAAGTAGGACAGCAATTATCCGGCATTTTCGGTAAAGGGTTCAAAATACAAAACCGTTACCAGCAAAACCAGAGTCTTTATGCCATCATGAACCTGGAACGATGGATTTTTTATGCAGTGCTTTGCATTATACTCGTTGTTGCTGCCTTTAATATGGTGGGCGCACTTACTATGCTGGTATTGGAAAAACGGAAAGACATCAGCGTTCTAAATGCCCTGGGAGCTAATCAGAATCTTGTCCTAAAAATATTTTTGAGCGAGGGGCTTTTACTGGCCGCTATTGGCGGCGGTATCGGTATGTTGATTGCGTTGGTAGTGGTATTATTGCAGCAACAATTTCACCTGGTACCTTTAGAAGGCGGCTCCTTCCTTATAGACTACTTTCCGGTTGAGCTTCGATTCGTTGATTTCGTATTAGTAGCCACTACTGTTCTGATCGTATCCTTCCTGGCTTCCTGGATTCCCGCCGTAAAAGCTTCAAGGCAACAATTCTCATTAAGAAGTGAGTAG
- a CDS encoding glycerate kinase — protein sequence MPSNKNSINILLAPNTFKNSLPANEVAAALAEGLKQSGIDATINCCPVGDGGDGTGKILALHLNAQKRVYKTVDPLGRPITAPVYYTSDHTAIIELSDASGLKLLQPIEYDPLQANTYGTGILIKKALDRKVKRILLAIGGSATVDGGTGSLNALGIQFLNREGIKIKRLPLNLGQLQDIVLSGMDARLQQTELIILCDVKNKLLGPNGAAKVFGPQKGATPANISTLEKSLKRLDRIIDQAWGIKISSLLHSGAAGGIAASMAALCNAKMVNGTDFFLDIIQFNDQLQYADIVITGEGSLDAQTLEGKAPLGVAQRAKSAGLKVIGVGGRLDPDNKKLLAYFDHLININPATTGLAKAITNTRANLVKTGSKIGALIKANAV from the coding sequence ATGCCTTCTAATAAGAACTCAATAAATATCCTGTTAGCGCCAAACACCTTTAAGAACAGTCTCCCCGCGAACGAGGTGGCTGCAGCATTAGCAGAAGGCCTGAAACAATCTGGAATTGACGCCACTATAAACTGCTGCCCTGTAGGCGATGGCGGCGACGGCACAGGAAAAATCCTGGCATTGCATCTAAATGCCCAAAAACGGGTTTATAAAACGGTCGACCCACTGGGAAGGCCTATCACTGCCCCGGTCTATTATACCAGCGATCATACAGCCATTATAGAACTTTCGGATGCCTCAGGATTAAAATTATTGCAACCTATAGAATATGATCCCCTACAGGCCAATACTTACGGCACCGGTATACTCATCAAAAAAGCATTGGATAGAAAAGTGAAAAGAATTTTGCTGGCCATTGGGGGCAGCGCTACTGTAGATGGAGGAACGGGAAGCTTAAATGCCTTGGGTATTCAATTTTTAAACCGGGAAGGCATCAAAATAAAAAGACTGCCGCTAAACCTGGGCCAGCTTCAGGATATTGTCCTATCGGGAATGGACGCCAGGCTTCAACAAACAGAATTGATCATATTATGCGACGTAAAAAATAAATTATTGGGGCCTAATGGAGCCGCAAAAGTATTTGGTCCACAAAAAGGCGCAACACCAGCAAACATCAGCACACTCGAAAAATCTCTGAAACGGCTGGATAGAATTATTGATCAGGCATGGGGCATTAAAATAAGTTCGTTGCTTCATAGCGGGGCAGCCGGAGGAATAGCCGCTTCCATGGCAGCGTTGTGTAATGCCAAAATGGTAAATGGAACTGATTTCTTCCTGGATATCATACAATTTAATGACCAGTTGCAGTATGCCGACATTGTTATTACAGGTGAAGGATCGCTGGATGCACAGACACTGGAAGGCAAAGCCCCTTTGGGTGTAGCACAAAGAGCGAAAAGTGCCGGCCTCAAAGTGATTGGCGTGGGTGGCCGGTTAGATCCGGACAATAAAAAACTGCTTGCCTATTTTGACCATCTGATCAATATAAATCCGGCTACAACAGGTCTGGCAAAGGCAATTACGAATACCAGGGCCAATCTGGTAAAAACCGGTAGTAAGATTGGGGCGCTGATCAAAGCGAATGCTGTATGA
- a CDS encoding 2-C-methyl-D-erythritol 4-phosphate cytidylyltransferase, with translation MNKVAIIVAGGAGKRMGSELPKQFLMLQNKPVLYHTLNTFLSAYDDLQIVLVLAEDYVDMGREIIDAYFENDRIRIAVGGATRFDSVKNGLALVEDEAIIFVHDAVRCALTTRLIHRCYETALEMGTAIPVVKSSDSLRIINDDGLNEAIDRDKIVLVQTPQVFHSKILIPAFNIDYKDWFTDEASVVEAFGMMVTLVEGEKQNLKITHPVDLAIAEQVLADRAK, from the coding sequence ATGAACAAAGTTGCGATTATAGTGGCGGGAGGTGCCGGCAAGAGAATGGGCAGCGAACTACCCAAACAGTTTTTAATGTTACAGAATAAGCCGGTTCTGTATCATACTTTAAATACTTTTCTATCGGCATATGACGATCTGCAAATTGTATTGGTATTAGCCGAGGATTATGTAGACATGGGGCGTGAGATCATAGACGCTTATTTTGAAAATGACCGGATCAGGATTGCTGTTGGCGGCGCTACCCGGTTTGACTCCGTAAAGAACGGGCTTGCCCTGGTAGAAGACGAAGCCATCATATTTGTACACGATGCTGTACGTTGTGCGTTAACTACCCGCCTGATTCATCGTTGTTATGAAACTGCCCTGGAAATGGGTACCGCCATTCCCGTTGTTAAAAGCAGCGACAGCCTGCGTATCATCAACGATGATGGTCTGAACGAAGCAATCGACCGCGATAAAATTGTTCTGGTACAAACACCCCAGGTATTTCATAGCAAGATCTTAATTCCGGCTTTTAATATCGATTATAAGGACTGGTTTACCGATGAAGCCAGCGTGGTAGAAGCATTTGGCATGATGGTAACACTTGTTGAAGGTGAGAAACAAAATCTCAAAATTACGCATCCTGTAGACCTGGCTATTGCAGAACAAGTGCTGGCAGACAGGGCTAAGTAA
- the mdh gene encoding malate dehydrogenase — protein sequence MKVTVVGAGAVGATCADNIARKELASELVLLDIKEGVAEGKSIDMMQTAALLGFDTKIKGVTNDYVATENSDVVVITSGLPRKPGMTREELIGVNAGIVKSVTENILKHSPDTIIIVVSNPMDTMNYLTYTTSGLPKNKVIGMGGALDSARFRYYLSQELKCSPADLNAVVIGGHGDTTMIPLIKHATWGSTPVTNFLSEEQQQKIVADTMVGGATLTKLIGTSAWYAPGAGTAAMVESILRDEKKLISSGVFLEGEYGQNDISLVVPVTIGRNGWEQILDFKLSDEEQATFNKSADAVRAMNDVLKTL from the coding sequence ATGAAAGTAACCGTAGTTGGAGCTGGTGCAGTAGGAGCTACCTGTGCCGACAATATCGCCCGCAAAGAACTGGCTTCAGAACTTGTTTTATTAGATATTAAGGAAGGGGTGGCCGAAGGAAAGTCTATTGACATGATGCAGACAGCCGCCTTGCTGGGCTTCGATACCAAAATAAAAGGTGTTACCAATGATTATGTAGCTACCGAAAACTCAGACGTAGTGGTCATTACATCAGGTTTACCACGTAAACCGGGCATGACCAGGGAAGAACTGATTGGTGTAAACGCAGGCATTGTAAAAAGTGTTACCGAAAACATTCTAAAGCATTCTCCTGATACTATTATCATCGTAGTATCTAACCCGATGGACACGATGAACTACCTGACCTACACTACTTCCGGCCTGCCTAAAAACAAAGTGATTGGCATGGGTGGTGCATTGGATTCGGCCCGCTTTCGTTATTACCTGAGCCAGGAGCTCAAATGTTCCCCGGCCGATCTGAACGCAGTGGTAATTGGCGGTCATGGCGATACAACCATGATCCCTTTGATCAAGCATGCTACATGGGGCAGCACTCCGGTAACGAATTTTTTAAGCGAGGAACAACAACAGAAAATTGTAGCAGATACAATGGTTGGAGGCGCTACATTAACCAAGCTGATCGGCACTTCTGCCTGGTATGCACCGGGTGCCGGAACTGCGGCTATGGTTGAAAGCATTTTGCGCGATGAGAAAAAACTAATCTCAAGTGGTGTTTTCCTGGAGGGCGAATATGGCCAGAATGATATTTCACTGGTAGTGCCCGTTACTATTGGTAGAAATGGATGGGAACAAATTCTCGATTTTAAACTAAGCGATGAAGAGCAGGCAACTTTCAACAAAAGTGCTGATGCGGTAAGAGCTATGAATGATGTGTTAAAAACGCTTTAA
- a CDS encoding alpha-L-fucosidase, protein MRKIITLLALAFCCQGLTAQTYQPTWSSLESRPIPKWFTDAKFGIFIHWGLYSVPAWATNSNADGFGSNYAEWYWERLNNTKLKIHREFVDFHNKNYGPNFKYQDFVTQFKAELFDPAQWAWLFKAAGAKYVVLTSKHHEGFALWPSRESWNWNAYDAGPHRDLAGDLSEAVKKTGLHMGFYYSLYEWYNPLYKQDVNKYVDQHMLPQLKDLVNRYQPDIIWPDGEWDHSDTVWRSREFLSWLYNESPVKNTVVTNDRWGGGRNHGGFTTTEYGSGKASLERPWEECRGIGESFGYNRNENIGQYQTSRQLVHMLIDVVSRGGNLLLNIGPAADGTIPVIMQQRLKDMGDWLQINGDAIYGTTTWREAPTQKDKTVFYTRKGKDLYVLLTSWKQQLSVPAAKASSVALLGFKGKVTYKHRGNNVTIMAPVLSPGELSHQYAWVYQIKDAF, encoded by the coding sequence ATGCGAAAAATTATAACGTTGCTGGCCCTGGCTTTTTGCTGTCAGGGCTTAACCGCCCAAACTTATCAGCCTACCTGGAGCTCGCTGGAATCCAGGCCGATACCTAAATGGTTTACAGATGCCAAGTTCGGCATATTTATACATTGGGGACTGTATAGCGTTCCGGCATGGGCCACCAACTCCAATGCCGATGGTTTTGGCAGTAACTACGCTGAATGGTACTGGGAGCGGCTCAATAACACCAAACTTAAAATACACAGGGAGTTTGTTGATTTCCATAACAAAAACTATGGGCCGAATTTTAAATACCAGGACTTCGTTACCCAGTTTAAAGCAGAATTATTTGATCCTGCACAGTGGGCCTGGCTTTTTAAGGCTGCGGGTGCCAAATACGTTGTATTAACCAGCAAACACCATGAAGGCTTTGCCCTTTGGCCCAGCCGTGAATCCTGGAACTGGAACGCTTATGACGCCGGTCCTCATCGCGACCTGGCGGGCGACTTAAGCGAAGCGGTTAAGAAAACCGGCCTGCATATGGGCTTCTATTATTCATTATACGAATGGTATAATCCTTTATACAAGCAGGATGTAAACAAATATGTGGATCAACATATGCTTCCCCAGCTCAAAGACCTGGTTAACCGATACCAACCGGATATCATATGGCCGGACGGCGAATGGGATCACAGCGATACTGTTTGGCGAAGCCGTGAGTTTCTGAGCTGGCTATATAATGAATCGCCTGTGAAGAACACTGTAGTGACTAATGACCGCTGGGGTGGCGGCCGGAACCACGGTGGATTTACCACCACAGAATACGGTAGTGGCAAAGCCAGCCTGGAAAGGCCATGGGAGGAATGCCGGGGCATTGGCGAATCATTTGGATACAACCGCAACGAAAACATCGGGCAATATCAAACCAGCCGGCAACTGGTACACATGCTCATTGACGTTGTATCACGCGGAGGCAACCTGTTATTGAACATCGGGCCCGCTGCAGACGGCACCATCCCGGTGATCATGCAACAACGGCTGAAAGACATGGGTGATTGGCTGCAAATCAATGGCGACGCTATTTATGGTACCACCACATGGAGGGAAGCGCCTACGCAAAAAGATAAAACGGTTTTCTACACCCGTAAAGGGAAGGACCTGTATGTACTATTGACCAGCTGGAAGCAACAGCTAAGCGTTCCGGCTGCTAAAGCCTCGTCCGTTGCGTTACTGGGCTTTAAAGGAAAAGTAACTTATAAACACCGGGGAAATAATGTAACCATAATGGCCCCGGTTCTTTCTCCCGGAGAGTTAAGTCACCAATACGCATGGGTTTACCAAATAAAAGATGCCTTCTAA